The DNA window AAACGAATACAACACATTCTACTTAAAATCACAACCGTAAAAAAACGGAGGCACTCTATTCACTCCGAATAAAGTGCCTCCAAAAATCGTGTAGGGAAAATTCCCTTACTAATTACTAAATGTTAATACGTGCCTTTTTGCCAGCACGAACAAGTAACAGACCAGATACAAGACCTAACAACATCATATCTGCCATATATGAACCACCTGAACCATTTCCAGCACCGCAGGATACGATGAACTTACGTTTCGGTTCTTGCGGTTGTGTTTTCTCTCCTTCTTTAGTTCCTTCAGTGGTCCCTTCACCTTCTTTTGTCCCTTCTCCTTCTTTACTGCCTTCTCCTTCTTTCATTCCTTCTGTCGTTGAACACGGTCCTGAGGAAACTACAAGGTTCACCGCTGTGCCCGGAGTTACCTGCGTCCCTGCAGACGGATTCTGACTGATAACATTACCGGCGGATACGCTATTACTACACTGTTGTGTTATATTACCCACCGTTAACCCAGCTGTACTCAATGCATTTGACGCGTCAGGTTGACTCATCCCTTGTAAATTCGGAACTTCTACTTGTGTTGTCGCATCCTTTAATATCTTCGGAGCCTTCGGGTCGTCAAACATTGGAACATGGGCATACATATCATTTATCATTGCCTGAG is part of the Candidatus Hydrogenedens sp. genome and encodes:
- a CDS encoding PASTA domain-containing protein yields the protein QAMINDMYAHVPMFDDPKAPKILKDATTQVEVPNLQGMSQPDASNALSTAGLTVGNITQQCSNSVSAGNVISQNPSAGTQVTPGTAVNLVVSSGPCSTTEGMKEGEGSKEGEGTKEGEGTTEGTKEGEKTQPQEPKRKFIVSCGAGNGSGGSYMADMMLLGLVSGLLLVRAGKKARINI